The Shinella zoogloeoides genome contains the following window.
TTTCGCAGCCCAGACGGATTTTTCCGAACCCGGCGAACTGGCGCTCTTCATCGACCCGAGCCAGATGCATTTCCTCGAAAGCATGATGTGGGATCGGGGTTATCTGTCGGCGGACCAGATGGCGGGTGCCTTTCAGATATTGAAGAGCAACGACCTCGTCTGGTCGCGACTGGTCCACGACTATCTCATGGGCGAACGCACGCGGATGAACGACCTTATGGCGTGGAATGCCGATTCCACGCGCATGCCCTATCGGATGCATGCTGAATATCTGCAACGCCTCTACCTCGACAACGAGCTTGCAACCGGCCGCTTCATGGTCGATGGCCGTCCGGCGGCGCTGCAAAATATCCGCGTGCCGATGTTCGTCGTGGGAACGGAACGCGATCATGTCGCGCCATGGAGATCGGTCTACAAGATCCACCAGCTAGCCGATACCGATGTTACCTTCGTTCTCGCCAGCGGCGGGCACAATGCAGGCATTGTCAGCGAGCCGGGCCATCGCGGTCGCCGTTATCGCATCGCGACCAGACTGGCAGTCGACATCTGCCTTGGCCCCGGCGAATGGGCAGCAGAGGCTGAGGCCCGGAACGGTTCCTGGTGGGAGGCCTGGCTGCCGTGGCTTGCCGCGCACTCAGGTAAGGTTCGGGTAGCCCCGCCTCAGCTTGGTGCCGCCGAGAGGGGCTTTCCTGCTATTGCCGAGGCGCCCGGTGCCTACGTGTTCCAGAAGTGAGAGTGCGATGGCGGAAAAACTACTGACAAATCATACCTTCGCCGATTTACAGGTTGGCGATACCGCAAGCCTCACACGGGTGGCAGGTGATACCGACATCGATCTGCTGGCAGCGATGCTCGGCAAAAGGCCGGCAGTTGGTGACGGGGCAGCGGAGGCAACGACGTTCTTCAACGATATCGTTGCCAACGGGCTTTGGACAGGCGCGCTGGTCTCTCTGGTGATCGGCACAAGGCTTCCGGGGCCAGGGACGATCTATCTGGGACAGGATTTTCGCTTCGTGAAGCCGGTCGCCTCCGGCGACACGATCACGGCAACCGTGCGGGTTGTTCGCAAGAACCCCGAAAACCGGACGGTTGCGCTGGAGACAATCTGCGCCAATCAAACAGCGGAACTTGTCCTGACTGGTAACGCCATGGTGATCGCGCCCGACAAGTTGGTCGAATGGACCGCAACACCCTCCGTCGCATTGCAGGATACACGGCGAGCAAGCCGATATGAAGCTTTTGTTGCCGAAGCTCGTCGCCTCCCTCCGGTTCGGGCCGCCATCGTCCACCCATGCTCTGCCGGAGCAATCCTGGCTGCGGTCGAGGTCCGCCAACAGGGCCTGTTCGACCCGCTGCTGGTCGGGCCGGAAGCGAAGATCCGCGCCGCGGCCGAAGCCGCAGGGATCGATCTCGGCGACATGGCGATCGAGGACGTTCCCCATAGTCATGCCGCAGCCGCGCGCGCTGTCGAACTTGCGGTCGGCGGCGCGGTATCGGTTCTGGTCAAGGGCAGCCTCCATACCGACGAGCTTCTAGGCGCCGTCCTCGCCACCGGGTCCGGTCTCAAGACGGAGCGGCGCATCAGCCATGTCTTCGCGTTCGACGTCCCGGCCTATGGTAAGCCGCTTATCGTCACGGATGCCGCGATCAACATCCAGCCGACACTCGACCAGAAACGCGACATCTGCCAGAACGCGATCGACCTTCTTCGCGCTCTCGGCGTCGATGAGCCCCGAGTGGCGGTGCTCGCAGCGGTCGAGACCGTCAATGCGAAGATGCCGTCGACTCTCGACGCCGCCGCGCTGACAGTGATGGCGGCGCGTGGTCAGATCACGGGCGGGCGTGTCGATGGCCCGCTTGCCTTCGACAACGCCATCGACCTTGATGCGGCGAAGACGAAGGGCATTGTCTCCCCGGTCGCGGGTGAGGCCGACATTTTGCTCGTGCCGGATCTTGAAGCCGGCAACATGCTCGCCAAGCAACTGATTTATTTCGCGGGGGCGACGGCGGCTGGCATCGTGCTCGGCGCCCGTGTGCCGATCGTACTGACCAGTCGCTCCGATCCGCTTTCGGCACGCATCGCCTCGGCAACGCTCGCAAGACTGCTCGTCGCCCGCAACCAGGTGCCCGGGGCGGGGGCCATCTCATGAGCCGGCAACTGCTTGTCACCTTCAATGCCGGCTCCTCCACGGTCAAGATCGGCCTGTTCGCCATTGAAGGCGGTGGCCTCACGCGAGTCGGCAAGGGAATGATCGATTTCCGCAAGGCCCCGTTGCGCTTCGAGCTTTCCGAAGGCCCGGATCGCTTCGATGTCGAGCTGGAAGCCAAAGCGGAGGAAGAATTGGACGAGGTCTTGCGCGAAGCGTTCGATCGGCTGTCCTGGCACTATGATTTGTCCGGCATCGCCGCTATCGGCCACCGCGTTGTGCACGGCGGTGACTTGTTTGACGGACCGGTGCTCATCAACGATCAGGCGATGTCGCAGATGGAAGCGCTGATACCGCTTGCGCCGCTCCATCAGCCCCAGGCGCTGCGCCTTGTCCGGGCGATCGCGCGCCTTCGTCCGGAAATCAGGCAGACCGCCTCCTTCGACACGGCTTTCCATCGCACGCATGCCGAGGTCGTCCGCCGCTTCGCCCTGCCGAGGCGGCTCTACGAAGAGGGTATCAAACGCTATGGCTTCCACGGCCTTTCTTATCGATCGATTGCCAACCAGCTTATCAGCAAATGGCCGGAGCAGGCGGCGGGCAAGGTCATCGTCGCCCATCTCGGTTCCGGCGCCAGTCTTTGCGCGATGCACAACTGCGTCAGCCGCGACACCAGCATGGGTTTCTCGACGCTGGACGGGGTGCCGATGGCGACGCGTTGCGGGGCGCTCGACGCCGGCGTGGTCATACACCTCTTAAAGGCCGGGCGAGATCCCGGCGAAATCGAGGATCTCCTCTATCACCGTTCGGGTCTGCTGGGCGCTTCCGGCATCAGCGCCGACAGCCGCGTGCTTCTGGAGAGTGATGAGCAGCAAGCCAAGGAAGCAATCGAGCTGTTCACCTTCAGGGTCGCCGGTGAGATTGCCCGGCTTGCCTCGACGCTGGGCGGCCTCGACACTCTCGTATTCACCGCCGGGATCGGCGAGCATCAGCCGACGATCAGAGCTGATATCTGCACCCGGCTGATGTGGCTCGGCATTGATCTCGATCCTGGAGCGAACGCCGGGAGCGGTCCCGTCATCAGCAGTCCTGCCAGTCGTCTTACCGTCCTTGTCATCCCGACCGATGAGGAGCAGGTGATCGCCACTGACGCCTTGAGAATCTCGGGAGGCTGAGCGATGGCTGCGATCGTTGATATATTCGGAAGACGTGGCCTCGTCGTCGGCATCGCCAACGATTCCTCCATCGCAGCCGGCTGTGCAACCGCGTTCAAGGCTGCCGGCGCCGATCTGGCGGTCACCTATCTCAACGATAAGGCTGTCCCGTTCGTACGCCCGGTCGCCGATGCCCTGGGCGCGTCGCTGTTCATGCCCTGTGACGTTCGCATTGATGGGCAGCTCGAGGCGGTTTTCGACACCATAGCAAATGAATGGGGCCGCCTCGATTTCTTGCTTCATTCGATCGCCTTCGCGCCACGACAGGACTTGCAGACGAGCATCGTCAACTGCTCCGCTGACGGTTTCGCGCAGGCCATGGATATATCGT
Protein-coding sequences here:
- a CDS encoding bifunctional enoyl-CoA hydratase/phosphate acetyltransferase, with translation MAEKLLTNHTFADLQVGDTASLTRVAGDTDIDLLAAMLGKRPAVGDGAAEATTFFNDIVANGLWTGALVSLVIGTRLPGPGTIYLGQDFRFVKPVASGDTITATVRVVRKNPENRTVALETICANQTAELVLTGNAMVIAPDKLVEWTATPSVALQDTRRASRYEAFVAEARRLPPVRAAIVHPCSAGAILAAVEVRQQGLFDPLLVGPEAKIRAAAEAAGIDLGDMAIEDVPHSHAAAARAVELAVGGAVSVLVKGSLHTDELLGAVLATGSGLKTERRISHVFAFDVPAYGKPLIVTDAAINIQPTLDQKRDICQNAIDLLRALGVDEPRVAVLAAVETVNAKMPSTLDAAALTVMAARGQITGGRVDGPLAFDNAIDLDAAKTKGIVSPVAGEADILLVPDLEAGNMLAKQLIYFAGATAAGIVLGARVPIVLTSRSDPLSARIASATLARLLVARNQVPGAGAIS
- a CDS encoding acetate/propionate family kinase gives rise to the protein MSRQLLVTFNAGSSTVKIGLFAIEGGGLTRVGKGMIDFRKAPLRFELSEGPDRFDVELEAKAEEELDEVLREAFDRLSWHYDLSGIAAIGHRVVHGGDLFDGPVLINDQAMSQMEALIPLAPLHQPQALRLVRAIARLRPEIRQTASFDTAFHRTHAEVVRRFALPRRLYEEGIKRYGFHGLSYRSIANQLISKWPEQAAGKVIVAHLGSGASLCAMHNCVSRDTSMGFSTLDGVPMATRCGALDAGVVIHLLKAGRDPGEIEDLLYHRSGLLGASGISADSRVLLESDEQQAKEAIELFTFRVAGEIARLASTLGGLDTLVFTAGIGEHQPTIRADICTRLMWLGIDLDPGANAGSGPVISSPASRLTVLVIPTDEEQVIATDALRISGG